The stretch of DNA CTTTGAGTGTGCATCACCCCAAAGAAGAAAAAACCCTCCTTATTTTGGTTATGACTAGGATGTTTCTCATTCCAGGTGGGGTTTTAaggttttctttttatttaccTTACCCTTTTATTAATGTTTTGAGTTTTAGCTCATAGGTCATTCATTTGGATTATATATTGATATCCCAGAAGTCCACACATTCAGAAATTTATGGTTCTTCATGATTGTGTATTTGTTAGTCTTCTtaaatttctttttcaaaaaatagcTTTCTCATCTATgaattacatttcaaaataatgGCTTTTCTCTATTGAGAATCTTTTGTACTAAAATGccattatcttttttatttaagggAGAAAAAGTACACTGGAAAAACTGCACCAAACATTCTTAAAGATGAGTTTGGTAAGGCTGACATTAAGAAACAATCATCCCTATATCCTTCTAATTCTGTtgaaggtaaaaaaaaaaatctttattgtTTGTTTCTTAACTCACTACTGACATATTTATATGTTCATtgtgcatttttttttattgttttattttcttcttttgaaTTGTAGATTTGAAGAGCTTAGATATGGAAAAGGGGAATCAAGAGTCAACATCTCCTAGAGGAGTTTTAGATGCTTTTGACCCTAGAACTAACAAATATTCTGGTGAAAACAGCAAACTAATGAAGTTTTCATTATCAAGGGGGCTTTTTTATTGGAATAATCTTTTCAAGTTATGGAATAGAAGGTCTATTAAACGTTTAGCTTCCTTTCCTGCTGTTAGTTTACCAAAAACACCAAAAAGAAAGAGCAGAAGTGCAAGAGAGAATCCATTGTTTTGTACCTTATATGACTTCAAGACTTCATTGGTCAACTTCACCATTTCTGAACTACAAGCTGCAACCAACAACTTTAATGCTGGTAAAACAATGCTTCTGAAGAAAAtacagttattttatttttgaaatcatTTATTCATTGTTGTGTTTGTTTTGTTGACATTGGATTCTAATTTCTTTAGAGAACATAATTGGAAAGGGTGGCTATGCTGAAGTTTACAAGGGTAGCTTGAAAAGTGGACAACTAATAGCAGTAAAGCGGCTGACTAAGGGAACAATAGATGAGAAAACATCAGGTTTTCTATCCGAACTTGGCATCATAGCTCATGTAAACCATCCCAACACTGCTAAGTTGGTTGGTAGTTGTGTTGAAGAAGGAATGCACCTTATTTTTCAATTGTCTCCACTTGGGAGTTTGGGGTCCTACCTCCATGGTTGGTCTATAAAACTCCTATTCTTGTTTTTCAAAATGTCTTTTAGTAGAAGGTCTTTTAATTTATCAGCTAAATCTTGAAATACTTTGCCAGGTTCAAATGATAACATACTTGGTTGGAAAGAAAGGTATAAAATTGCTTTGGGAACAGCAGATGGTCTCCTGTATCTTCATGAGAGTTGTCTTAAAAGAATCATACATAGAGACATCAAGGCTGATAATATTCTGCTCACTGAGGATTTTGAACCTCAGGTACACTTCAAATTTCACAGCAGCAAGAGTAACAATTGAATATGATGGTCACCTATATATGTTTTCCATTAACTTTTAGAAGAAAAGTAATTGTAAAGACAATTGCCAAAGCTTCATACACACATAATCTCTCCTTTTCAAAAGTATTCTTCTCTTTTCCACCTCTTTCCTGCTAAATGATTTAGTCCGTTTTTATTCAGATTTGTGATTTTGGACTTGCAAAATGGCTACCTAAACAATGCTCTCACCACAGTGTGTCTAAATTT from Cannabis sativa cultivar Pink pepper isolate KNU-18-1 chromosome 2, ASM2916894v1, whole genome shotgun sequence encodes:
- the LOC115718571 gene encoding receptor-like cytosolic serine/threonine-protein kinase RBK2 isoform X1 → MIVYLEKKYTGKTAPNILKDEFGKADIKKQSSLYPSNSVEDLKSLDMEKGNQESTSPRGVLDAFDPRTNKYSGENSKLMKFSLSRGLFYWNNLFKLWNRRSIKRLASFPAVSLPKTPKRKSRSARENPLFCTLYDFKTSLVNFTISELQAATNNFNAENIIGKGGYAEVYKGSLKSGQLIAVKRLTKGTIDEKTSGFLSELGIIAHVNHPNTAKLVGSCVEEGMHLIFQLSPLGSLGSYLHGSNDNILGWKERYKIALGTADGLLYLHESCLKRIIHRDIKADNILLTEDFEPQICDFGLAKWLPKQCSHHSVSKFEGTFGYFAPEYFMHGIVDEKTDVYSFGVLLLELITGRPALDHHQKSLVIWAKPFLDDADAKELVDPSLGDNYVPEEMDRMILTASLCIERSPILRPRMRQVIVLLKGNEYVSQSGEECKKGTLQRTYSEELLDAQEYNSTKYLSDMNKHQQVAFGS
- the LOC115718571 gene encoding receptor-like cytosolic serine/threonine-protein kinase RBK2 isoform X3; amino-acid sequence: MIVYLEKKYTGKTAPNILKDEFDLKSLDMEKGNQESTSPRGVLDAFDPRTNKYSGENSKLMKFSLSRGLFYWNNLFKLWNRRSIKRLASFPAVSLPKTPKRKSRSARENPLFCTLYDFKTSLVNFTISELQAATNNFNAENIIGKGGYAEVYKGSLKSGQLIAVKRLTKGTIDEKTSGFLSELGIIAHVNHPNTAKLVGSCVEEGMHLIFQLSPLGSLGSYLHGSNDNILGWKERYKIALGTADGLLYLHESCLKRIIHRDIKADNILLTEDFEPQICDFGLAKWLPKQCSHHSVSKFEGTFGYFAPEYFMHGIVDEKTDVYSFGVLLLELITGRPALDHHQKSLVIWAKPFLDDADAKELVDPSLGDNYVPEEMDRMILTASLCIERSPILRPRMRQVIVLLKGNEYVSQSGEECKKGTLQRTYSEELLDAQEYNSTKYLSDMNKHQQVAFGS
- the LOC115718571 gene encoding receptor-like cytosolic serine/threonine-protein kinase RBK2 isoform X2, giving the protein MSLREKKYTGKTAPNILKDEFGKADIKKQSSLYPSNSVEDLKSLDMEKGNQESTSPRGVLDAFDPRTNKYSGENSKLMKFSLSRGLFYWNNLFKLWNRRSIKRLASFPAVSLPKTPKRKSRSARENPLFCTLYDFKTSLVNFTISELQAATNNFNAENIIGKGGYAEVYKGSLKSGQLIAVKRLTKGTIDEKTSGFLSELGIIAHVNHPNTAKLVGSCVEEGMHLIFQLSPLGSLGSYLHGSNDNILGWKERYKIALGTADGLLYLHESCLKRIIHRDIKADNILLTEDFEPQICDFGLAKWLPKQCSHHSVSKFEGTFGYFAPEYFMHGIVDEKTDVYSFGVLLLELITGRPALDHHQKSLVIWAKPFLDDADAKELVDPSLGDNYVPEEMDRMILTASLCIERSPILRPRMRQVIVLLKGNEYVSQSGEECKKGTLQRTYSEELLDAQEYNSTKYLSDMNKHQQVAFGS
- the LOC115718571 gene encoding receptor-like cytosolic serine/threonine-protein kinase RBK2 isoform X4, yielding MEKGNQESTSPRGVLDAFDPRTNKYSGENSKLMKFSLSRGLFYWNNLFKLWNRRSIKRLASFPAVSLPKTPKRKSRSARENPLFCTLYDFKTSLVNFTISELQAATNNFNAENIIGKGGYAEVYKGSLKSGQLIAVKRLTKGTIDEKTSGFLSELGIIAHVNHPNTAKLVGSCVEEGMHLIFQLSPLGSLGSYLHGSNDNILGWKERYKIALGTADGLLYLHESCLKRIIHRDIKADNILLTEDFEPQICDFGLAKWLPKQCSHHSVSKFEGTFGYFAPEYFMHGIVDEKTDVYSFGVLLLELITGRPALDHHQKSLVIWAKPFLDDADAKELVDPSLGDNYVPEEMDRMILTASLCIERSPILRPRMRQVIVLLKGNEYVSQSGEECKKGTLQRTYSEELLDAQEYNSTKYLSDMNKHQQVAFGS